A genome region from Maridesulfovibrio salexigens DSM 2638 includes the following:
- a CDS encoding glycosyltransferase family A protein: protein MSGKFWGFLDTASRYRLLVSGHGKPHLMETANRIINSAESSREKSALIDLGVDMFLAAWEASPLDGQLASNLLAINKQLNFLPAPLVENMSLIASNSAIPENLGYLQRLIAKDDKDKLLDYLSKQTEREPENLFWLSHLLDLAFFLGRHEVASAALARDWPTTMNMVLNKYAGDIAFCSGDYEHAEAIYSDTSDGALILGENLLRLAESVDRMGRRDEAMILWRDRMTARPWQVNTWFKVYDRLLGGGGSKLLNGQVAVCLYTFNKADDFDETLKSLAQSPLDNVHIFALDNGSSDHTSEVLSRWKEQLGERFSRIDLPVNVGAPAARNWLKNMNELKLYDYVAYLDDDATIPADWQSHLSAAVESYPEAGVWGCKVVNEDQQEVIQHADLHLRETPAGFEDVVRSFEFAYLDPYNQDLDYGQFDYCRPCVSVTGCFHLFRQDILSQSGDFDLRYSPTQYDDLDHDLMLAKAGKTAVYQGKLKVQHKRKSGSAVSINRAARGSGAGNVLKLESKYEARDVAAIIERDIERLENDFTGKALKVGHVMKEVE, encoded by the coding sequence ATGTCAGGTAAATTCTGGGGATTTCTGGATACTGCTTCCCGCTATCGGCTTCTGGTTTCAGGGCATGGCAAGCCTCATCTTATGGAAACCGCTAACCGGATTATAAACAGTGCCGAAAGCAGCCGAGAGAAAAGTGCGCTCATTGATCTGGGTGTGGATATGTTTCTGGCTGCATGGGAAGCCAGTCCTTTGGACGGACAACTTGCATCCAATCTGCTGGCTATCAACAAGCAGTTGAATTTTCTGCCTGCGCCATTGGTGGAAAATATGTCGCTGATTGCCTCAAACAGTGCCATTCCTGAGAATCTGGGCTACCTGCAACGGCTTATCGCTAAAGATGATAAGGATAAGCTGCTCGATTATCTTTCCAAGCAGACTGAGCGTGAACCGGAGAATCTTTTTTGGCTGTCCCATCTGCTCGATCTGGCATTTTTTCTCGGCAGACACGAGGTTGCCAGTGCTGCCCTTGCCCGTGACTGGCCTACAACCATGAATATGGTGCTCAATAAATATGCCGGAGATATTGCTTTTTGCTCCGGTGACTATGAGCATGCCGAGGCTATTTATTCCGACACTTCTGATGGAGCATTGATTCTGGGGGAAAACTTGCTGCGGCTTGCCGAGAGCGTAGACCGGATGGGCAGGCGTGATGAAGCGATGATCCTTTGGCGGGATCGTATGACAGCCCGTCCGTGGCAGGTCAATACTTGGTTTAAGGTTTATGATCGTTTGCTCGGCGGTGGCGGTTCGAAACTTCTCAACGGTCAGGTTGCAGTTTGTCTGTATACTTTTAACAAAGCGGATGACTTTGACGAGACGCTCAAGTCTCTGGCGCAGTCTCCGTTGGATAATGTTCATATTTTCGCGCTCGATAACGGAAGCTCGGATCATACTTCCGAAGTACTAAGCCGTTGGAAAGAACAGCTTGGGGAGCGTTTCAGCCGCATAGATCTTCCGGTCAATGTAGGAGCTCCGGCGGCACGTAACTGGTTGAAGAATATGAATGAGCTTAAGCTCTATGATTATGTGGCCTATCTTGATGATGATGCCACTATTCCGGCGGATTGGCAGTCGCATTTAAGTGCAGCGGTGGAATCTTATCCTGAAGCCGGTGTCTGGGGCTGCAAGGTTGTGAACGAGGATCAGCAGGAAGTAATCCAGCATGCGGACTTGCATCTGCGTGAGACTCCTGCTGGATTTGAAGATGTGGTCCGCAGTTTCGAGTTTGCTTATCTTGACCCATATAATCAGGATCTTGATTACGGTCAGTTTGATTATTGCCGTCCCTGTGTTTCCGTTACCGGGTGCTTTCATCTTTTCAGGCAGGATATTTTGAGCCAGAGCGGAGATTTTGATCTGCGTTATTCACCTACCCAGTATGACGACCTTGATCATGATCTGATGCTTGCCAAGGCCGGGAAAACCGCGGTGTATCAGGGTAAACTCAAAGTTCAGCATAAACGTAAGTCCGGTTCTGCCGTATCAATCAACCGAGCCGCCCGTGGAAGCGGTGCAGGCAATGTGCTGAAACTGGAATCCAAATATGAAGCGCGGGATGTTGCGGCGATTATTGAACGTGATATCGAGCGCTTGGAAAATGATTTCACCGGGAAGGCTCTCAAAGTAGGGCATGTGATGAAGGAAGTAGAATAG
- a CDS encoding CgeB family protein, whose protein sequence is MTYIFNMSKRAYNVEPVMDQDSVVDVRIHIDGKKWHLWGRKGAERERGMAGAVAPGKLPVLLGAGLGVCIEELLKSGPVAVLDNDPLIAETSGAAEYRDHPQVTWLSGDPVQVLEQVRQWRSANGNGPLELVKIPLYQRLDRDWYLAIGNTLADEKDSEPVDFWAEVAYPKFRNEKPKVLFFYRKYFLMGEITAALERLGIEFRSVDIGTGDTVREGFVEDLLRTVVDFKPDFALTVNHFGVDREGKLTDLLLKLKLPLASWFVDNPHLILYRYADVSPDLTAIFTYDAGNLAIMSEKGFGNVFYLPLATDVERFKPGLPGRAEWQADVSFLGNSMVHAVDKYLRSSGLDAEFEQRVPELAIEFGERAELSVEEFLRNSHPELLEKMENLATDENRLSFEGLITWEATRRYRLSCVLELLPFNPLIVGDDGWHELLAKGNWRYLSSLDYYNDLPGFYPMSKVGFNCTSRQMKGAVNQRVFDVPACGGFVLTDYREQMEALFEPGTEIIAYNEISEIGPLLEKWLADDAGRSKVTAAARKRIMAEHTYEHRLSTLLEKMRQTFG, encoded by the coding sequence ATGACATACATATTCAATATGTCGAAACGAGCTTACAATGTAGAACCAGTGATGGATCAGGATAGCGTTGTTGATGTGCGCATCCATATTGACGGCAAGAAATGGCACCTCTGGGGGCGTAAAGGTGCAGAACGCGAACGCGGAATGGCTGGAGCGGTTGCTCCCGGAAAGCTGCCCGTATTGCTTGGTGCCGGGCTTGGGGTATGCATAGAAGAGTTGCTGAAATCCGGTCCGGTGGCAGTGCTGGATAATGATCCTTTGATAGCTGAAACTTCCGGCGCAGCTGAGTATCGGGATCATCCTCAGGTTACATGGTTGAGTGGTGATCCGGTTCAGGTTCTGGAACAGGTTCGGCAGTGGCGTTCTGCTAACGGTAACGGTCCGCTGGAACTTGTGAAGATTCCCTTATACCAGCGACTGGATCGTGACTGGTATCTTGCTATCGGCAACACCCTTGCGGATGAAAAGGATTCCGAGCCAGTAGATTTCTGGGCCGAGGTTGCTTATCCGAAATTTAGAAATGAAAAGCCGAAAGTATTATTCTTCTATCGTAAATATTTCCTGATGGGCGAGATCACTGCCGCGCTTGAGCGTTTGGGTATTGAATTTCGTAGTGTGGATATTGGAACCGGGGACACGGTGCGTGAAGGATTTGTGGAAGATCTGTTGCGTACGGTTGTTGATTTTAAGCCCGACTTTGCACTGACCGTAAATCATTTCGGTGTGGACCGGGAAGGTAAGCTTACTGACCTGCTCTTGAAACTTAAACTTCCTTTGGCCTCGTGGTTCGTTGATAATCCGCACCTGATTCTTTACCGCTATGCCGATGTTTCGCCTGATTTAACCGCCATCTTTACTTATGATGCCGGGAATCTAGCAATTATGAGCGAGAAGGGCTTTGGTAATGTATTCTACCTTCCGCTTGCAACAGATGTAGAGCGTTTCAAACCGGGGCTTCCGGGGCGGGCTGAATGGCAGGCTGATGTGTCTTTTCTCGGTAATTCCATGGTTCATGCGGTGGACAAGTATCTGCGGTCCAGTGGACTGGATGCCGAGTTTGAGCAGAGAGTGCCGGAACTGGCAATAGAGTTCGGTGAACGGGCTGAGCTTTCTGTGGAAGAATTTTTGCGAAATTCGCATCCGGAACTTCTGGAGAAGATGGAAAATTTAGCCACTGATGAAAACAGACTTTCCTTTGAAGGTTTGATTACATGGGAGGCAACCCGCCGCTATCGTTTGTCCTGCGTACTGGAATTGTTGCCGTTTAACCCCCTTATTGTAGGCGATGACGGCTGGCATGAACTGCTGGCAAAAGGAAACTGGCGTTATCTGTCATCTTTGGATTATTATAATGATCTGCCCGGATTTTATCCCATGTCCAAGGTCGGATTCAATTGCACCAGCAGGCAGATGAAAGGTGCGGTTAATCAGCGGGTTTTTGATGTTCCGGCTTGCGGTGGATTTGTGCTTACTGATTATCGTGAGCAGATGGAAGCTCTTTTTGAACCGGGCACTGAGATCATTGCCTATAATGAAATTTCGGAAATCGGTCCGCTGCTGGAAAAGTGGCTGGCTGATGATGCTGGACGGAGCAAGGTAACTGCTGCCGCTCGTAAACGGATTATGGCCGAACATACCTACGAACACAGGCTTTCCACTTTGCTGGAAAAAATGCGTCAAACATTCGGGTAG
- a CDS encoding CatA-like O-acetyltransferase produces the protein MTNKALLTESKIEFLDMETWERAEHFTFFQSLCTSRYGFTVQQDVTELFNYRKEQNLGSAKIRFSSILYYLATRAANEVPEFRTRIVEGKPAIYDVIHPAFTYIPKGRNLHANCLCRFGDNFNETAANIEVARQAADEKPTLTPAGGDKSNLFYFSVVNGVAFTSASNPWGNCNTDSVPRILFGHVTENETGRKIMPVAVEALHGLMDGKHFGEFFQKFDEMCKEPGDYL, from the coding sequence ATGACAAACAAAGCCCTGCTGACTGAAAGCAAAATAGAATTTCTGGACATGGAAACATGGGAACGAGCTGAACACTTTACCTTTTTTCAATCCCTATGCACCAGCCGTTACGGTTTCACCGTGCAGCAGGATGTGACCGAACTTTTCAACTACCGTAAAGAACAGAACCTCGGTTCCGCAAAAATTCGTTTCTCTTCCATACTCTATTATCTGGCAACCCGTGCGGCGAATGAAGTACCTGAATTCCGCACCCGCATAGTGGAAGGCAAACCGGCAATTTACGATGTAATCCATCCGGCATTCACATACATCCCTAAAGGCCGTAATCTGCACGCCAACTGCCTCTGCCGTTTCGGTGACAATTTCAACGAAACCGCAGCGAACATTGAAGTTGCCCGTCAAGCTGCAGACGAGAAACCTACCCTCACTCCAGCAGGGGGAGATAAATCCAATCTGTTCTATTTCAGCGTAGTCAACGGCGTGGCCTTCACTTCTGCCAGCAACCCTTGGGGAAACTGCAACACAGACTCAGTGCCCCGAATCCTGTTCGGGCATGTAACAGAGAATGAAACCGGCAGAAAAATAATGCCCGTGGCAGTAGAAGCCCTGCACGGCCTCATGGACGGCAAGCATTTCGGTGAGTTTTTTCAAAAATTTGATGAGATGTGTAAGGAACCGGGGGATTATTTGTAG
- a CDS encoding GIY-YIG nuclease family protein has translation MSTWYVYLLRCSDNSLYCGVTTDPERRLEEHNSGKGAKYTRCRLPVEFEAYEAFPDKRAAYRAEYAVKRKKAAQKVDYLRDLATQG, from the coding sequence ATGAGCACATGGTACGTATATCTGCTGCGTTGCAGCGACAATTCCCTCTACTGCGGTGTAACCACTGACCCGGAGCGCAGGCTGGAAGAGCACAATTCCGGCAAGGGCGCAAAGTATACCCGTTGCCGTTTGCCTGTTGAATTTGAGGCATACGAAGCTTTTCCGGATAAACGAGCAGCCTATCGCGCTGAGTACGCTGTTAAGCGGAAGAAGGCAGCGCAGAAGGTCGATTATCTGAGGGATTTGGCAACGCAAGGGTAA
- a CDS encoding ABC-F family ATP-binding cassette domain-containing protein, with translation MPRITISSLEKSYNGEDLFSDLSFEVSAGMRLAVAGPNGCGKSTLLKLIAGKIEPDAGVLSISKGARLGYVAQELTGEILEHTLLSWVLSALPSWNKLWEQWEEAGQKNDQAHMERLSEKQAELEHQFGYNPEHKARTILTGLGFSEHDLLSKIKELSGGWRERAKLGRVLLQGADLLLLDEPTNHLDLEAVEWLESYLLSFRGAVIYVAHDRIFLDKVGTHVLFLGSGRPQVRRGNFTEFLKWQAENAEQRSREAAKLSARIEAENSYINRFRVKARKAAQAQSKIKKVEKMSKELNKIQGEAELNRSGRTLSFRLPPTSRGDKAAINVVDLEFSYDGKPPSIWPLLNFQLFRGKKVALAAPNGAGKSTLLKVIMGTLKPNAGFAKVGQNTSLAYFSQHQSEILRDEATALSEIRRLCDPDTTEEQLKSVLGLFLLGEGYFERKVSALSGGEKNRLILASLFLSRANLLILDEPTNHLDLESREGLIRALKDYDGTLFFVAHDRYLLGQVADEIWALTDSGIETFFSFEEYDNHRKEKLAAPSAKTESEDSSDSYKPAKRKLSKEDKRKQAEIRNALYKELKPKTAEYEKLEKDLEKTLEDQAIMEEQLNDPELYSDGAAAVELNSRYTETSAWADELMEKMAVLEEEIAELEERKKQLLEEG, from the coding sequence ATGCCCAGAATTACTATTTCATCCCTTGAAAAATCCTATAACGGGGAAGACCTTTTCAGCGACCTTTCATTTGAAGTAAGTGCCGGGATGCGCCTTGCCGTAGCCGGACCGAACGGTTGCGGTAAATCCACTCTGCTTAAGCTTATTGCCGGAAAGATCGAACCGGACGCTGGTGTACTCTCCATCTCAAAAGGTGCCCGCCTCGGCTATGTAGCTCAGGAACTTACCGGGGAAATACTTGAACATACTCTGCTCAGTTGGGTTCTCTCCGCTCTGCCCTCATGGAATAAACTTTGGGAACAGTGGGAAGAAGCCGGACAGAAGAATGATCAGGCTCACATGGAACGGCTTTCCGAAAAGCAGGCCGAACTAGAGCATCAGTTCGGATATAATCCCGAACACAAAGCCCGCACCATCCTGACCGGACTGGGCTTTTCCGAACATGACCTGCTCAGCAAAATCAAAGAACTTTCCGGTGGATGGCGTGAACGCGCCAAGCTGGGACGTGTTCTGCTGCAGGGAGCAGACCTGCTCCTCTTGGACGAACCTACCAACCACCTTGACCTTGAAGCCGTGGAATGGCTGGAAAGCTACCTGCTTTCCTTCCGTGGCGCGGTAATCTACGTGGCTCACGACCGTATTTTTCTGGATAAAGTCGGTACCCACGTGCTTTTTCTCGGTTCCGGCCGTCCACAAGTCAGACGCGGTAACTTCACAGAATTTCTTAAATGGCAAGCTGAAAACGCAGAACAGCGCAGCCGTGAAGCGGCCAAGCTTTCCGCACGCATTGAGGCTGAGAACTCCTACATCAACCGCTTCCGGGTCAAGGCACGCAAAGCAGCGCAGGCCCAGTCCAAGATCAAAAAAGTGGAAAAGATGTCCAAGGAGCTGAACAAGATTCAGGGAGAAGCCGAACTTAACCGTTCCGGTAGAACTCTGAGTTTCCGCCTCCCGCCTACTTCCCGAGGAGACAAAGCAGCCATCAACGTGGTTGATCTTGAATTCTCCTATGACGGCAAGCCGCCGTCCATCTGGCCCCTGCTCAATTTCCAGCTTTTCCGGGGCAAAAAGGTAGCTCTTGCCGCACCCAACGGCGCAGGTAAATCCACCCTGCTCAAGGTGATCATGGGCACACTCAAGCCTAACGCCGGTTTTGCCAAGGTCGGGCAGAACACAAGCTTGGCCTACTTCAGTCAGCACCAGAGCGAAATCCTGCGCGATGAAGCCACAGCATTATCTGAGATCCGCCGTCTCTGCGACCCGGACACCACCGAGGAACAGCTCAAGAGTGTACTCGGCCTGTTCCTGCTTGGTGAAGGATACTTTGAACGCAAGGTTTCCGCCCTTTCCGGTGGAGAAAAGAACAGACTGATCCTTGCATCACTTTTTCTTTCACGAGCCAACCTGCTCATTCTTGACGAACCTACAAACCATCTGGACCTTGAAAGTCGTGAAGGTTTGATTCGGGCCTTGAAGGACTATGACGGCACTCTTTTCTTTGTAGCGCATGACCGCTATCTGCTTGGTCAAGTTGCAGACGAAATCTGGGCTTTGACTGACTCGGGTATCGAAACATTTTTCTCTTTCGAGGAGTACGACAACCACCGCAAAGAGAAGCTTGCAGCACCTAGCGCCAAAACCGAATCCGAAGATTCCAGCGACAGCTACAAACCGGCTAAACGCAAGCTGAGCAAGGAAGACAAGCGCAAACAGGCTGAAATACGCAATGCATTGTACAAAGAACTCAAACCCAAGACCGCAGAATACGAGAAGCTTGAAAAGGATCTTGAAAAGACTCTCGAAGATCAGGCGATCATGGAAGAGCAGCTTAACGATCCTGAGCTATACAGTGACGGGGCAGCCGCCGTGGAACTGAACTCTCGTTATACAGAAACCAGTGCTTGGGCTGATGAATTAATGGAAAAGATGGCTGTACTCGAAGAAGAAATTGCAGAACTTGAAGAACGCAAGAAACAGCTTTTGGAAGAAGGTTAA
- a CDS encoding (deoxy)nucleoside triphosphate pyrophosphohydrolase: MSKRPIEVVAGVIWKDGLFLSAERPAGKDYAGWWEFPGGKVEFNESLGDALVRELQEELGITPTNFDFWMEKTVEYPEYTVHLNFFDIWEFSGKVLSLENQRFDWFDITDIRDVKFLPVNYEILKMLKERELKK; encoded by the coding sequence ATGAGTAAAAGGCCAATTGAAGTTGTTGCAGGCGTTATTTGGAAAGATGGTCTTTTTCTTTCTGCAGAACGTCCAGCAGGTAAAGATTATGCAGGATGGTGGGAGTTCCCCGGCGGCAAGGTCGAATTTAATGAATCCCTAGGCGATGCACTGGTACGCGAACTTCAGGAAGAACTGGGTATAACACCTACAAACTTTGACTTCTGGATGGAAAAGACTGTAGAGTACCCCGAATATACAGTACACTTAAATTTTTTCGACATCTGGGAATTTTCTGGTAAAGTGTTATCACTTGAAAATCAGCGTTTTGACTGGTTTGATATAACCGACATACGCGATGTTAAATTCCTGCCCGTCAATTACGAAATCCTAAAAATGCTGAAAGAACGGGAACTTAAAAAGTAA
- a CDS encoding methylenetetrahydrofolate reductase codes for MKIIDLINKNGQFISLEFFPPKDRESWPKFFEVVDKLKVLNPLFASVTYGAGGGTQDNSLEIVKRMKQDAGIEPLAHLTCVGASPENISEFVSALQEADVENILALRGDAPADDKDFDFNTQTFKHGSDLVTYVKDKHPGVGIAVAGYPEAHLESPSIKEDFKWMKYKIDEGGEFIITQLFFDNRVYFDFCDRLKGMGIDVPVLPGVLPIMSLKSAKFILSLCGAAIPGKFLSALEKAHAEGGDEAVYKLGIEFATKQAQELLDGGAPGVHLYTLNRAKACLEIGQALKF; via the coding sequence ATGAAAATTATCGACTTAATCAATAAAAACGGACAGTTCATCTCGCTGGAATTCTTTCCTCCCAAGGATCGCGAATCTTGGCCTAAATTTTTTGAGGTTGTAGATAAACTCAAAGTACTGAATCCTCTGTTTGCTTCCGTAACTTACGGTGCTGGTGGCGGAACACAAGACAATTCACTTGAAATTGTCAAAAGAATGAAGCAGGATGCAGGCATTGAGCCTCTCGCACACCTGACCTGCGTCGGTGCCAGCCCTGAAAACATCAGTGAATTTGTTTCCGCACTCCAAGAGGCGGACGTTGAAAACATCCTTGCCCTGCGTGGCGATGCCCCTGCTGATGATAAGGATTTCGATTTCAACACCCAGACCTTCAAGCATGGCTCCGATCTGGTAACTTACGTTAAAGACAAACATCCCGGTGTTGGCATTGCTGTAGCCGGATACCCAGAAGCACACCTTGAATCCCCTTCCATTAAAGAGGACTTCAAGTGGATGAAATATAAAATCGATGAGGGCGGCGAATTCATCATCACCCAGCTCTTTTTCGATAACCGGGTTTACTTTGATTTCTGCGACAGACTCAAGGGAATGGGCATTGATGTTCCCGTACTTCCCGGAGTACTTCCCATCATGAGCCTTAAGTCTGCGAAATTCATTCTTTCCCTGTGCGGCGCTGCTATTCCCGGAAAATTCCTCAGTGCACTGGAAAAGGCCCATGCAGAAGGCGGAGATGAAGCGGTATACAAACTGGGTATTGAATTCGCTACCAAGCAGGCACAGGAACTGCTGGACGGCGGCGCACCCGGAGTTCATCTTTACACTTTGAACAGAGCTAAAGCCTGCCTTGAAATCGGTCAGGCATTAAAATTTTAA
- a CDS encoding aspartate-semialdehyde dehydrogenase: protein MSTKNPRVAVVGATGAVGREMLKVLEQRDFPASEVVPFSSARSAGTKVPYKGEELTVIELKEDSFEGFDLALFSAGGGTSEKFAPLAAKAGCVVVDNSSQWRMDPKIPLVVPEVNPEDLDWHPGIIANPNCSTIQMVVALKPIHDAAKIKRIIVSTYQAVSGTGQKAITELETQVSRLFNGKEVVPSAYPHQIAFNCLPHIDVFMDNGYTKEEMKMVNETKKIMGDDSIKLTATTVRVPVFYSHSESVNIETEEKVTVEECRNMLSSFPGVTVVDYPEKNLYPMAIDATGEDDVFVGRIREDETIENGLNMWIVSDNIRKGAALNTVQIAETLIERDLVRVK, encoded by the coding sequence ATGAGTACCAAAAATCCTAGAGTTGCTGTTGTAGGGGCCACAGGCGCGGTTGGACGTGAAATGCTCAAAGTCCTTGAGCAGCGTGACTTCCCCGCATCCGAAGTTGTTCCTTTTTCTTCCGCCCGTTCCGCAGGAACCAAAGTTCCCTATAAAGGTGAAGAGCTCACCGTTATTGAACTGAAAGAAGATTCCTTTGAAGGCTTCGACCTTGCTCTCTTTTCCGCAGGCGGCGGTACCTCCGAAAAATTCGCACCCCTTGCTGCTAAAGCAGGCTGCGTAGTAGTAGATAACTCCAGCCAGTGGCGCATGGATCCCAAAATTCCCCTCGTTGTTCCCGAAGTAAACCCCGAAGACCTCGACTGGCACCCCGGCATCATCGCCAACCCCAACTGTTCCACCATTCAGATGGTAGTTGCGCTGAAGCCCATTCACGATGCTGCAAAAATCAAGCGAATCATTGTTTCCACCTACCAGGCTGTATCCGGCACCGGACAGAAAGCCATCACCGAACTGGAAACTCAGGTAAGCAGACTTTTCAATGGCAAGGAAGTTGTCCCCAGTGCCTACCCTCACCAGATCGCCTTCAACTGCCTGCCGCACATCGATGTTTTCATGGATAACGGCTACACCAAGGAAGAAATGAAGATGGTCAATGAGACCAAGAAAATCATGGGCGATGATTCCATCAAACTCACCGCTACCACCGTACGTGTACCTGTTTTCTACAGCCACTCCGAGTCCGTCAACATCGAAACCGAGGAAAAAGTTACTGTTGAGGAATGCCGCAACATGCTTTCAAGCTTCCCCGGTGTTACCGTTGTGGACTACCCCGAAAAGAACCTCTACCCCATGGCTATCGACGCCACTGGTGAAGATGATGTTTTCGTTGGACGTATTCGCGAAGACGAAACCATCGAGAACGGCCTGAACATGTGGATTGTTTCCGATAACATCCGCAAAGGAGCTGCACTGAACACCGTACAGATCGCCGAGACACTCATCGAACGCGATCTGGTTCGTGTAAAATAG
- a CDS encoding aminotransferase class IV has product MIKKVDSNEYIDAMLSAMRAGTEKICAFYEHRIGLVCTDPKLMLMPWDDHLVHRGDGVFESMKFVDGKLYQLEPHLRRMKRSARTISLEPPCSWDELRDIILEVAGASGVDSGMVRVMLGRGPGGFGITPYECPVPSLYIVVYKLEPKPESWYEKGVTAFRSKVPAKQPYLATIKSIDYLPNVMMKINAKEEGFDVPFCFDDLSFLAEGATENVCIVAQDGKLYTPKFTNSLAGTTIARALQLIEDEIEVDFRAISEEDILLAREVIICGTSIDAVGVVRYNKKPIHDVRPGPICKRMRELLQKDLQETGTPIIKS; this is encoded by the coding sequence TTGATTAAAAAAGTAGACAGCAACGAATATATTGATGCCATGCTTTCCGCCATGCGTGCGGGAACCGAAAAGATCTGCGCATTTTACGAACACCGCATCGGGTTGGTCTGCACAGACCCTAAGCTCATGCTTATGCCTTGGGATGACCACTTGGTCCATCGCGGAGATGGCGTCTTTGAAAGCATGAAGTTCGTGGATGGCAAACTATACCAGCTTGAACCGCACCTGCGCCGCATGAAACGTTCGGCACGCACTATCAGTCTGGAACCGCCCTGCTCTTGGGATGAGCTTAGAGATATCATTCTGGAAGTGGCAGGAGCATCCGGAGTTGATTCAGGTATGGTCAGGGTAATGCTTGGACGCGGGCCCGGAGGATTTGGCATCACTCCATATGAATGCCCTGTTCCGTCCCTGTACATTGTAGTCTACAAACTCGAGCCCAAGCCTGAGTCATGGTATGAAAAAGGCGTAACCGCTTTCAGAAGCAAGGTTCCGGCAAAGCAGCCTTATCTGGCAACAATCAAATCCATCGATTACCTGCCTAACGTAATGATGAAAATCAACGCCAAGGAAGAAGGATTTGACGTCCCCTTCTGCTTTGATGACCTCAGCTTCCTCGCAGAGGGTGCAACCGAAAATGTTTGCATTGTCGCTCAGGACGGCAAGCTGTATACACCGAAATTTACCAATTCTCTGGCAGGCACTACCATTGCCCGCGCCCTTCAACTCATCGAAGACGAAATTGAAGTTGATTTCAGGGCCATCTCAGAAGAAGACATCCTGCTGGCCCGCGAGGTCATCATCTGCGGCACATCAATAGATGCCGTAGGGGTTGTTCGCTATAACAAAAAGCCCATTCACGATGTCCGCCCCGGTCCCATCTGCAAACGCATGCGCGAATTGCTGCAAAAAGACCTTCAGGAAACAGGGACACCGATTATTAAGAGCTAA
- the cobI gene encoding precorrin-2 C(20)-methyltransferase: MSNSGKIYGIGVGPGDSDLLTVRAVRVLEKVDIVFAASSTKNEYSHSLEIASEFVRDDCEVVKLGYPMTRDKDVLTEAWEENCRIACDMLKGGRTAAFLTLGDPLIYSTFGYMMQTMKRLCPEVEFEVVPGITSYQAAAARSQQVLVESGQNLLLTSGVANPEKFAESLDHVDNAVILKAYRNFPELRDTVNEMDKMDVKFYTRLGLDGEAIYLDINEVPEKTNYLSLMLLTARK, translated from the coding sequence ATGAGTAATTCTGGAAAAATATATGGTATCGGGGTCGGCCCCGGTGATTCTGATCTGCTGACCGTGAGAGCCGTTCGTGTGCTCGAGAAAGTAGATATCGTCTTCGCTGCTTCATCCACCAAGAACGAGTATTCCCACTCCCTTGAAATTGCCTCTGAATTTGTACGTGATGATTGTGAGGTGGTTAAACTTGGTTATCCCATGACCCGTGATAAAGATGTACTTACCGAGGCATGGGAGGAAAACTGCCGTATTGCCTGCGATATGCTCAAAGGTGGTAGGACAGCGGCCTTTTTGACCCTTGGTGATCCTCTGATTTATTCCACTTTCGGCTACATGATGCAGACCATGAAGCGGCTGTGCCCTGAGGTTGAATTTGAAGTTGTACCGGGGATTACTTCCTATCAGGCTGCGGCAGCAAGATCGCAGCAGGTGTTGGTTGAGTCCGGGCAGAACCTGCTTCTTACTTCCGGTGTTGCCAATCCTGAAAAGTTTGCTGAGTCTTTGGATCACGTTGATAATGCGGTGATTCTCAAAGCCTATCGCAATTTCCCGGAACTGCGTGATACTGTGAATGAAATGGATAAGATGGACGTCAAATTCTACACCCGTCTGGGACTGGATGGCGAGGCCATTTATCTGGATATCAATGAGGTTCCTGAAAAAACGAACTATCTTTCACTTATGCTGCTGACTGCGCGTAAGTAG